A stretch of Episyrphus balteatus chromosome 2, idEpiBalt1.1, whole genome shotgun sequence DNA encodes these proteins:
- the LOC129909368 gene encoding uncharacterized protein DDB_G0286175-like yields the protein MRWSPVATAAAAKGLRNFQQPKQNQQHNSTNNTNNTTKTINTNNTNYNNISNTNETNSNPTIDTTPTTPTTPSTQITASTPTTPTITPKMETKPTIPMTPTTPVNQQHFNINNINNTNNTNNTNNTNNTNYNNNTNNTNNTNNTNNTNYTNNTNYNTKNGDKTNNTDDTNNSSKPTTLQHQQHQQYQQY from the exons ATGCGATGGTCTCCagtagcaacagcagcagcagctaaG ggtTTAAGAAACTTTCAACaaccaaaacaaaaccaacaacaCAACAGCACCAATAACACAAACAACACTACCAAAACCATCAATACCAACAATACAAACTACAATAATATTAGCAACACCAACGAAACCAATAGCAACCCTACAATTGATACAACACCTACAACACCTACAACTCCTTCAACACAGATAACTGCTtcaacaccaacaacaccaactATAACACCAAAAATGGAGACAAAACCAACAATACCGATGACACCAACAACTCCAGTAAACCAACAACACTTCAAcatcaacaacatcaacaatacCAACAATACTAATAACACCAACAATACTAACAACACTAATTACAATAATAACACCAACAATACTAATAACACCAACAATACTAATAACACCAATtacaccaacaacaccaactATAACACCAAAAATGGAGACAAAACCAACAATACCGATGACACCAACAACTCCAGTAAACCAACAACACTTCAAcatcaacaacatcaacaatacCAACAATACTAA